In Longimicrobiales bacterium, one DNA window encodes the following:
- the dtd gene encoding D-aminoacyl-tRNA deacylase, producing MKVVLQRVTRAEVRVEGAVVGSAGRGHLLLVGFTEGDSVEDVAWMAEKVVGLRVFPDDEGKMNRSLADVSGDLLVVSQFTLYGDTRKGRRPSFVDAARSEVAVLLYEAFVSGLRERACGTVETGKFGADMAVDLVNDGPVTLILER from the coding sequence GTGAAGGTCGTTCTGCAGCGAGTCACCCGCGCAGAGGTTCGCGTGGAGGGTGCCGTGGTAGGGTCAGCTGGGCGCGGTCATCTTCTTCTGGTGGGTTTCACGGAGGGAGACAGCGTCGAGGACGTTGCGTGGATGGCCGAAAAAGTCGTAGGCCTACGTGTTTTCCCAGATGACGAAGGGAAAATGAACCGCTCGTTGGCCGATGTGAGCGGAGATCTGCTCGTGGTCAGCCAGTTCACGCTCTACGGAGACACGCGAAAGGGGAGGAGACCCAGTTTCGTCGACGCGGCACGCTCCGAGGTTGCGGTGCTGCTCTACGAAGCTTTCGTTTCAGGGCTCCGGGAGAGGGCGTGTGGTACCGTGGAGACCGGAAAATTCGGTGCTGATATGGCGGTAGACCTGGTGAACGATGGGCCCGTCACGCTCATTTTGGAGCGGTAG